In Salmo salar chromosome ssa24, Ssal_v3.1, whole genome shotgun sequence, the following proteins share a genomic window:
- the LOC106585430 gene encoding arrestin domain-containing protein 1 isoform X2: MGKLQEFDITFKDNKVVYSPGESLSGTLKITTTEALLCKASVPTSFEGNYGKVMYRVRAFIDTPRFSKDYKVEKPFYLLNLLNLNDVPDIHGRSSSSVSKKFTYLLGVKTGTVVLKAHSDMKGYTPGQVIQLTTEIHNQSGKTTGTVVACLIQKVTYQTKKPTIDLRTLVQVEGAGVKAGKQAEWNEQIIVPPLPQSSLADCGLINMEYFIQVSLKSPEASFLLPIHIGNISVDTTSARPSRPPPPTTNPSRSSVNPTKLENSRRSEPSSQDQETPTTPRPSPHPAPKPFPRIRVSTASPSAPPAEMDYLVMDARGQVTEALPTESHSQLGVLSSQATVSPSAFSYAPGLTFSQNQPQSDATNPTGPLFCVSTGATIPFFSEGSTNPKPTLYPLLPPEYSTSTLPHEAPPSYVESCSSNT; the protein is encoded by the exons CCTCTGTTCCCACATCCTTTGAAGGAAACTATGGAAAAGTTATGTACAGAGTGAGGGCTTTCATTGACACTCCTCGCTTCTCTAAGGACTATAAGGTGGAGAAGCCTTTCTACCTGCTGAATCTCCTCAACCTCAATGATGTACCTGACATCCAT GGACGTAGTTCATCTTCCGTTAGTAAGAAGTTCACCTACCTGCTGGGGGTAAAGACAGGAACTGTGGTGCTGAAGGCCCATAGTGACATGAAGGGCTACACACCTGGTCAGGTCATCCAACTGACCACAGAGATCCACAACCAGTCTGGGAAAACCACAGGGACTGTGGTAGCCTGTCTCATTCAG AAAGTAACTTACCAGACAaagaagcctaccattgacttgAGGACTTTAGTGCAGGTGGAGGGTGCTGGGGTGAAGGCTGGCAAACAGGCTGAGTGGAATGAGCAGATTATTGTACCTCCTCTGCCCCAGTCATCTCTGGCTGACTGTGGTCTAATAAACATGGAATACTTTATTCAA GTCTCTTTGAAATCTCCTGAGGCTTCGTTTTTGTTGCCCATCCACATTGGAAACATCTCAGTGGATACCACGTCAGCACGACCCTCCAGACCCCCTCCTCCAACCACCAATCCTTCTCGCTCCTCCGTAAACCCTACCAAGCTAGAAAACAGCAGACGCTCTGAGCCGTCCTCCCAAGACCAAGAAACTCCTACTACCCCTCGCCCTTCCCCCCACCCAGCCCCAAAACCTTTTCCCAGAATCAGAGTCTCCACTGCCTCCCCCAGTGCCCCTCCAGCTGAGATGGACTATCTGGTCATGGATGCCAGGGGGCAGGTGACCGAGGCCCTCCCAACTGAGAGCCACTCCCAGCTTGGTGTCTTGAGCTCTCAGGCCACTGTCTCCCCCAGTGCCTTCAGCTATGCCCCAGGCCTCACCTTCTCCCAGAACCAACCCCAGAGTGACGCCACAAACCCAACGGGACCTTTGTTCTGTGTTTCCACAGGGGCCAccatcccattcttctctgaggGCAGTACCAACCCCAAGCCTACCCTCTACCCACTCCTGCCTCCAGAGTACAGCACCTCAACACTTCCACATG AGGCTCCTCCCAGCTATGTCGAGAGCTGTAGCAGCAACACATAA